TCAACCATCCcctggtatgtttcccctgcatttcgaagtccgaaaggcatccTTGTGTAACAATAGAGGCCGTGCGGGGTGTAGATTGTTGTATGTTGTTGATTTTCTTCTGCCAATgccacttggttgtaaccagaatatccatccatgaacgaTAACTCTTCGTATCCTTCGATAGCCTCTACCAATTGATCAATGCTTGGGAGTGGGTAACTATCCTTCGGACATGCTTTATTGAGGTTGGTGCAATCGATGCATATTCTGACTCCTCCATTCTTTTTCGGCACTATGACCATATTCGAGATCCACGttggatatttgacttccttgatgaatcctgcttcTAACAGCTTGCAGAGTTCCTTCTCAATAGCTTTGTGATACTCTGGTGCTACTTTTCGTACCTTCTGCCTGAAGGGCGGGGTGCCTGGCTTTATACGAAGCTCGTGCCGAATTATCCTCGGATCAATCCTTGGCATGTCTCCTATTTTCGACGCAAGGATATCTGCGTATTCCTTGAGCAACTTGATCAGGGATATCTCTCTTTCTTTGTCCATTAAGGTCCCTATCTttatcatcttcgggttttcttcggtCCTTATATTGATCTCCTTCACGGGTTCTACGGGTGTGAACGTAGGCTTTGGTTCCCCTAGGAGAGGGACATTCTTTAATTGTTATTTGGTAGACTCTTCAGCCTCCTTTGCTGTCGAAGTACTTGCCTGAGCGTTTAGAACGATGCTCTCCTTTGTCAGACTCTTTTCAGAAATTTCTTCGAGATAAAGATCAATTGCCTTCTCCTTCGCAACCTCTTTGTTTCGGGCTCTTCGGGATTTACGTTGCTCATCTTGTTCATTATTGAGTTGATTTTGTAGAGCCTGGCATTCCCGATCGGTGACCTGATCTCCATTtatttccattaccccttcgggtGTCAGAAATCTAAGGTACTGGTGATAGGTCGCTGcccctcctttgagcttgtgcacCCATCTTCGGCCAATGATGGCGTTATAGAGGGAAGGAGCGTCCACTACACTGAATCGAGTATCAACTTTCATTGGTCCTGCGTCTACTTGCAAAACAATGTATCCTAACGGCTTGGTAGGTGCcccattgaacccgtagatggtataATACGAAGACATCAGTTGTTCGTCGTTAAGATCCATTCGCTTGAATGTGTCGTATAATAGAACATTAACTGAACTCCCTCCATCAATGAGGATCTTATTGATGTTGCGTCCTTCCACTGGTAAGGTAAGGACCAAGGGGTCGTTGTGATCTTCCATATCCTCCTCGATGTCTTCTGCATCGAAGGTCATA
This DNA window, taken from Papaver somniferum cultivar HN1 unplaced genomic scaffold, ASM357369v1 unplaced-scaffold_133, whole genome shotgun sequence, encodes the following:
- the LOC113333566 gene encoding uncharacterized protein LOC113333566; protein product: MTFDAEDIEEDMEDHNDPLVLTLPVEGRNINKILIDGGSSVNVLLYDTFKRMDLNDEQLMSSYYTIYGFNGAPTKPLGYIVLQVDAGPMKVDTRFSVVDAPSLYNAIIGRRWVHKLKGGAATYHQYLRFLTPEGVMEINGDQVTDRECQALQNQLNNEQDEQRKSRRARNKEVAKEKAIDLYLEEISEKSLTKESIVLNAQASTSTAKEAEESTK